In the genome of Thunnus maccoyii chromosome 15, fThuMac1.1, whole genome shotgun sequence, one region contains:
- the tril gene encoding TLR4 interactor with leucine rich repeats: MDTGNFLAWMCLFLLSLEGFISSSPAMDFCPDRCDCQHSQHLMCTNRGLRTVPKPAARVPEEVLIFSLGGNFIGNISAFDFTRYSNLVRLNLQYNQIQTVHPKAFEKLSKLEELYLGHNLLSTIPTGTLQPLKKLTILYGNNNDIKKITPGLFANLDNLVKLRLDGNAIEVLQDSVFKSLTSLHYLHLESNRLHHIHRNAFSKLTNLRFLNLAHNKQSAVRNVLTFSQLKALTTLLLSENEIQYVSNHVFQNLKKLSKLSLSNNRISRLDSGALKGLSSLREFLIDGNELEEIPAGLLDPLERIEELDFSRNRISNVDSLAFTQLKHLRVLKLKNNMLTSLSGDIFALNNVLYDLDLHGNNWTCDCRLEELKRWMTAAHSQGKLLTVFVQCHHPVTLRGKYLDYVNSSQLQPLGNWTHLCRSQTGPEESRGGGVLVKVEGNGRGEADAIRQEEGDGEGQVEKGEEVEETEVVDLRQQNKDGVMMMRKEVEKRKREGKEEVGIQGDQGGPEVAEPSPSLERKKPKKELLSPRSRPATEAAGKRAKGRRRSNVVSRTDAPAFSTPSHASNHEITPTDPITGFTTSSPVLSGEKFDLLRSDHEEGLPVIMDPCLFNRHFITNVSVDQVTSNTATVYWTTRDHHRYTPGPGPGLDEVHYRILFDRFGTPDRFPRYVYARGTAYSVTLRELSSDVTYMVCVEGVVGGSVCQVAPRDHCAGLVTLPEGFDRGSTLTTDLQLVTVATLAGNAVLLLVIGGVWLGRSLKKRLQRRKSAVHVRHMYSTRRPFRPTMATASVSTDFTSYQSSRPARLAPLEEGDLIEFPCDRFLENSSARRDSDMQRFSD; the protein is encoded by the coding sequence ATGGATACCGGCAATTTCCTGGCGTGGATGTGCCTTTTCCTGTTGTCACTCGAGGGATTCATCTCGTCTTCACCTGCGATGGACTTTTGTCCCGACCGCTGTGACTGTCAGCACTCGCAGCACCTCATGTGCACCAACCGCGGGTTGCGCACTGTGCCCAAACCCGCCGCGCGGGTGCCCGAGGAGGTGCTGATCTTCAGCCTTGGGGGAAACTTCATTGGCAACATCTCTGCCTTTGACTTCACACGGTACAGTAACCTCGTCAGGTTGAATTTACAGTACAATCAAATACAAACTGTTCACCCCAaagcatttgagaagctgtcCAAGTTGGAAGAGCTGTATTTGGGACATAATCTTTTATCAACTATTCCCACTGGGACTTTACAACCCCTGAAGAAATTAACTATTCTCTATGGCAACAATAATGATATAAAGAAAATCACACCGGGACTCTTTGCCAACTTGGATAATCTTGTTAAACTGCGCCTGGATGGCAACGCAATAGAAGTTCTGCAggactctgtttttaaaagtttgactaGTCTACATTATCTCCATCTGGAATCCAACCGGCTGCATCATATTCACAGAAACGCTTTCTCTAAACTCACCAACCTGCGCTTTTTAAACCTGGCCCACAACAAACAGTCAGCCGTGCGCAATGTTCTCACTTTTTCCCAACTCAAAGCTTTGACaactctgctgctgtctgaaaatgaaattcaaTACGTCTCAAACCACGTCTTCCAAAATCTCAAAAAACTATCCAAACTGTCCCTCAGCAACAACAGAATTTCTCGTCTGGACAGCGGGGCTCTGAAAGGGCTGTCCAGCCTTAGAGAGTTTCTGATTGACGGTAACGAGCTGGAGGAAATCCCCGCCGGTCTCCTCGACCCTTTGGAGCGCATCGAGGAGCTGGACTTCAGTCGCAACCGGATTTCCAACGTTGATTCTTTGGCTTTTACACAACTCAAACATCTGAGGGTGCTGAAGCTGAAGAACAACATGCTCACCAGCTTGTCCGGGGACATCTTTGCCCTCAATAATGTGCTTTACGACCTGGACCTCCATGGCAACAACTGGACGTGTGACTGTCGCCTGGAGGAGCTGAAAAGATGGATGACTGCTGCACATTCTCAGGGCAAATTGTTGACTGTTTTTGTGCAGTGTCATCACCCAGTAACTCTGAGGGGAAAATATCTGGACTATGTGAACAGCTCCCAGCTGCAGCCCTTAGGGAACTGGACACATTTGTGTAGGAGCCAAACTGGGCCTGAGGAGAGTCGGGGAGGGGGCGTGTTGGTAAAGGTGGAGGGCAatgggagaggagaggcagaTGCAATAAGGCAggaggagggagatggagaagGCCAGGtggagaaaggagaagaggtGGAAGAGACAGAAGTTGTAGATTTGAGACAGCAAAACAAGGATggggtgatgatgatgaggaaagaagtagagaaaaggaaaagagagggaaaagaagagGTTGGAATCCAGGGAGACCAAGGAGGCCCAGAGGTGGCAGAACCCTCTCCTTCActggaaagaaagaaaccaaagaAGGAGTTACTCAGCCCAAGGTCACGACCTGCAACAGAGGCGGCTGGGAAACGTGCGAAAGGGAGACGAAGGTCGAATGTCGTTTCCAGAACAGATGCACCAGCCTTTTCCACACCAAGTCATGCTAGTAACCATGAGATCACCCCCACTGATCCAATCACAGGGTTCACTACAAGTTCTCCTGTCCTGTCAGGGGAGAAGTTTGATCTTCTGAGGTCAGATCATGAGGAGGGTCTACCTGTAATCATGGATCCATGTCTGTTCAACCGCCACTTCATCACTAATGTATCAGTGGACCAGGTCACGTCCAATACTGCCACTGTCTATTGGACCACCAGGGATCATCACCGCTACACACCAGGACCTGGGCCGGGCCTAGACGAAGTCCACTACCGGATTCTGTTCGACCGATTTGGCACACCAGACCGTTTCCCCCGCTACGTTTACGCCCGTGGTACTGCTTACTCTGTGACCCTTCGAGAACTCAGCTCGGATGTGACCTACATGGTCTGTGTGGAAGGAGTGGTTGGAGGATCTGTGTGTCAAGTGGCCCCCCGTGACCACTGTGCAGGATTGGTCACTCTCCCTGAGGGGTTTGACCGTGGAAGCACGCTGACCACTGACCTCCAGCTGGTGACAGTTGCGACACTGGCTGGGAACGCCGTGCTGCTGTTGGTCATCGGTGGGGTCTGGCTGGGGCGGAGCCTGAAAAAAAGATTGCAGAGGAGGAAGTCGGCCGTGCACGTGCGGCACATGTACTCCACCAGGCGACCGTTTCGTCCCACCATGGCGACCGCCTCGGTGTCCACTGACTTCACCAGTTACCAAAGCAGTCGTCCAGCACGACTTGCACCACTAGAGGAAGGAGATCTCATTGAGTTCCCTTGTGACCGCTTTCTGGAAAACAGCAGCGCTCGCAGAGACAGTGACATGCAGAGGTTCTCTGACTAG